One Actinospica robiniae DSM 44927 genomic region harbors:
- a CDS encoding tyrosine-protein phosphatase, with protein sequence MAAAGGPAKQRQTQSFARVPFTSAAVTAGAKPGTLTVGWASSAHLRGVTVYAGTSESSQKHRVGAGSGNGKITVTAAYGSWIRLVPSQGSPLVLSVRDLGLASDPNLRDIGGYRTVDGQWVRMGVVYRSQALSLSAADLATVDGLGITADYDLRTTAEIASAPDVVPAGATYTNLNVIGDSTSTSISGVTSAASAEQYMQEGEREFVTGATAQAAFKSLLTGIADGDGAALYHCTAGKDRTGWATAVILTLLGVPQATVMQDYLLSNTYYFDSPAVQGMLAAMPAAEAAIYTPFMEVEPSYLQAGFDQVKTSYGSMYDYAVHGLGLSPQTIQKLRERLLTH encoded by the coding sequence ATGGCGGCGGCGGGAGGGCCGGCGAAGCAGCGGCAGACGCAGTCGTTCGCGCGCGTTCCGTTCACTTCCGCTGCGGTGACGGCGGGGGCGAAGCCCGGCACGCTGACCGTCGGCTGGGCGTCGTCCGCGCACCTGCGGGGGGTGACGGTGTACGCGGGGACGAGCGAGTCCTCGCAGAAGCACCGGGTGGGGGCCGGCTCGGGGAACGGCAAGATCACCGTGACCGCTGCGTACGGGTCCTGGATCCGGCTGGTGCCGTCGCAGGGCTCTCCGCTCGTTCTGAGCGTGCGGGACCTCGGGCTCGCCAGCGACCCGAACCTGCGCGACATCGGCGGCTACCGCACCGTCGACGGGCAGTGGGTGCGGATGGGCGTGGTCTACCGGTCGCAGGCGCTCTCGCTCTCCGCCGCGGACCTGGCCACCGTCGACGGGCTCGGCATCACCGCCGACTACGACCTGCGTACGACCGCTGAAATCGCCTCGGCGCCGGACGTGGTCCCGGCCGGGGCCACCTACACGAACCTGAACGTGATCGGCGACTCGACCTCGACCTCGATCTCCGGGGTGACCTCGGCGGCGTCGGCCGAGCAGTACATGCAGGAGGGCGAGCGCGAGTTCGTCACCGGCGCGACCGCGCAGGCCGCCTTCAAGTCGCTGCTGACCGGGATCGCCGACGGCGACGGCGCGGCGCTCTACCACTGCACCGCCGGCAAGGACCGCACCGGGTGGGCCACGGCCGTCATCCTGACGCTGCTCGGGGTTCCGCAGGCCACTGTCATGCAGGACTACCTGCTCAGCAACACCTACTACTTCGACTCCCCGGCCGTGCAGGGCATGCTCGCCGCCATGCCCGCGGCCGAGGCCGCGATCTACACGCCGTTCATGGAGGTCGAGCCCTCCTACCTGCAGGCCGGCTTCGACCAGGTCAAGACCAGCTACGGCAGCATGTACGACTACGCCGTGCACGGGCTCGGCCTCAGCCCGCAGACGATCCAGAAGCTGCGCGAGCGGCTGCTGACCCACTAG
- a CDS encoding glycerophosphodiester phosphodiesterase family protein produces MGHSPVRIAPVVPQIVAHRGASTEAPEHTYAAYVAALAAGADALECDVRLTADGHLVCVHDRRVDRTSDGHGRVSSLELARLEELDFGSWHVSASPGGEAPDRDASTVLTLRRLLDLVAAHPKPVQMAIEVKHPSRYAGQVERRLIRLLDEYGWAGSGSPVRVMSFSRAALWRARRLAPALPTVFLMEPFVYRAFGGSLPAGVPIAGPSVEILRTRPDSVERWHRAGRQVHVWTVDEPSDFELCLSLGVEAVITNRPRRMRAELEARAAGHVE; encoded by the coding sequence GTGGGCCACTCTCCTGTACGCATCGCGCCCGTCGTGCCGCAGATCGTCGCGCACCGCGGAGCCTCCACCGAGGCGCCTGAGCACACCTACGCGGCCTACGTCGCCGCGCTCGCGGCGGGGGCGGACGCGCTCGAGTGCGACGTCCGGCTGACCGCGGACGGGCACCTGGTGTGCGTGCACGACCGGCGGGTGGACCGGACCTCCGACGGGCACGGCCGGGTCTCCTCGCTCGAACTCGCCCGGCTCGAGGAACTGGACTTCGGCTCCTGGCACGTCTCCGCCTCCCCGGGCGGCGAGGCGCCGGACCGGGACGCGAGCACGGTGCTGACGCTGCGCAGGCTGCTGGATCTGGTGGCGGCGCACCCGAAGCCGGTGCAGATGGCGATCGAGGTCAAGCACCCGAGCCGGTACGCGGGGCAGGTGGAACGTCGGCTGATCCGGTTGCTGGATGAGTACGGCTGGGCCGGATCCGGTTCGCCGGTCCGGGTGATGAGCTTCTCCCGGGCCGCGCTGTGGCGCGCCCGTCGGCTCGCCCCGGCTCTGCCGACGGTGTTCCTGATGGAGCCGTTCGTCTACCGCGCGTTCGGCGGCTCCCTGCCGGCCGGGGTGCCGATCGCCGGGCCCTCGGTGGAGATCCTGCGCACCCGGCCCGACAGCGTCGAACGGTGGCATCGCGCCGGCCGGCAGGTGCACGTGTGGACCGTGGACGAGCCGAGCGACTTCGAGCTCTGCCTCTCTCTCGGCGTGGAAGCGGTGATCACCAACCGGCCGCGGCGGATGCGGGCGGAGCTCGAGGCGCGGGCCGCCGGGCACGTTGAGTAA
- a CDS encoding heavy metal-binding domain-containing protein, with protein sequence MVVTTNDVPGFRIEQVLGEVFGLTVRSRNAFSQMGAGFKSMLGGELRGMTKALVDSRNEVMGRMIGEAQSRGANAIVAMRFDTSEMGGVWTEICAYGTAVRISPVDQQHM encoded by the coding sequence CTGGTGGTGACCACCAACGACGTACCGGGATTCCGGATCGAGCAGGTTCTCGGCGAGGTCTTCGGCCTGACCGTGCGTTCGCGCAACGCCTTCAGCCAGATGGGCGCCGGATTCAAGTCGATGCTCGGCGGGGAACTGCGCGGAATGACGAAGGCTCTGGTGGACAGCCGCAACGAAGTGATGGGCCGGATGATAGGAGAAGCCCAGTCCCGCGGCGCCAACGCGATCGTCGCGATGCGCTTCGACACCTCGGAGATGGGCGGGGTGTGGACCGAGATCTGCGCGTACGGCACGGCCGTGCGGATCAGTCCGGTCGACCAGCAGCACATGTAG
- a CDS encoding winged helix-turn-helix domain-containing protein, whose protein sequence is MTDVLDFLGQLDPDDPKQASQQITDRLRAAILTGKLAPGDKLPSQPDLAARFGVARETVKRALDPLRSERLIISRQGSGVFVRAKTQRAVELRPHIEAAFSKQHVSIDFAGFSGETLAAAISEALDKIRVGKLAPETIAIRVLLSDMTRPMALPARAETQSDDPMVRARAERITRRAADGILDQVGELAELGLVRSATAEVRVHGAAPLFKLYFLNSEEAFFGFYPVTERNVMIKGEPVAIYDLMGKDVPLFHYALSDDETSTSAQFVEAARAWFESVWSTIATEYAE, encoded by the coding sequence ATGACAGACGTTCTGGACTTCCTCGGACAGCTCGATCCCGACGACCCCAAGCAGGCATCGCAGCAGATCACAGACCGGCTCAGGGCTGCGATCCTCACCGGCAAGCTTGCCCCCGGCGACAAGCTCCCCTCTCAGCCCGATCTCGCTGCCCGCTTCGGAGTGGCCCGCGAAACGGTCAAGCGAGCCCTCGACCCGCTGAGGTCGGAGCGTCTGATCATCAGTCGGCAAGGAAGCGGCGTGTTCGTTCGGGCCAAGACCCAACGAGCCGTCGAACTGCGCCCCCACATCGAAGCAGCGTTCTCGAAGCAGCACGTCAGCATCGACTTTGCGGGTTTCTCGGGCGAGACTCTCGCCGCCGCGATTTCTGAGGCACTCGATAAGATCCGGGTTGGAAAGCTCGCCCCCGAGACGATTGCGATCCGGGTGCTGCTCTCGGACATGACCAGGCCGATGGCGCTGCCGGCGCGGGCCGAGACTCAGTCGGATGACCCGATGGTTCGGGCGCGAGCAGAGCGCATCACGCGTCGTGCGGCCGACGGCATCTTGGACCAGGTCGGCGAGCTCGCGGAGCTGGGCCTGGTGCGCTCAGCCACGGCTGAAGTGCGCGTCCACGGTGCTGCGCCGCTGTTCAAGCTCTACTTTCTCAACAGCGAGGAAGCGTTCTTCGGCTTCTACCCGGTGACTGAGCGGAACGTCATGATCAAGGGCGAGCCCGTGGCCATCTATGACCTGATGGGGAAGGACGTCCCGCTGTTCCACTACGCGCTCAGCGATGATGAGACCTCGACTAGCGCCCAATTTGTCGAGGCGGCTCGTGCGTGGTTCGAATCGGTGTGGTCGACGATCGCAACGGAGTACGCGGAATGA
- a CDS encoding NUDIX hydrolase, with amino-acid sequence MAAWINRAERTVYESPWFRLNLADVELPDGRHLDHYLLRQRPVVLTACLNAQERVLMLWRHRFIPDTYGYELPSGVVEPGEDLEAAAARETLEETGWQPGPLKHLLTVEPSAGFSDAVHHAYYAESAEYVGDPADAIESDRIEWVPLADIPELISQGKIRAANTVATLLILVSSGR; translated from the coding sequence GTGGCTGCATGGATCAACCGCGCCGAGCGCACTGTCTACGAAAGCCCGTGGTTCCGGCTGAACCTCGCCGATGTCGAACTTCCGGACGGTCGCCACCTCGATCACTATCTATTGCGTCAACGGCCCGTCGTTCTCACGGCCTGTCTCAACGCTCAGGAGCGGGTGCTCATGCTCTGGCGCCATCGCTTCATCCCAGACACCTACGGCTACGAGCTGCCTTCCGGCGTCGTGGAGCCGGGCGAAGACCTCGAAGCCGCGGCAGCGCGCGAGACCCTCGAAGAGACTGGCTGGCAGCCTGGCCCGCTCAAGCACCTACTGACAGTGGAACCGTCGGCCGGGTTCTCCGATGCGGTCCACCACGCCTACTACGCGGAGTCGGCCGAGTACGTGGGCGACCCGGCCGACGCGATTGAGTCCGACCGGATCGAGTGGGTTCCGCTCGCCGATATCCCGGAGCTCATCTCCCAGGGCAAGATTCGAGCTGCGAACACGGTAGCCACCTTGCTCATACTCGTGTCGTCCGGGCGGTAG
- a CDS encoding HAD family hydrolase, producing MSARADLVELLSRKTSILLDFDGPVCSIFSKRPAPGVAETLRGVLTGAGVAIPAGLAAELDPLEVLKWTAELGRANLLREVEAKLCAEEAEAAQVAQPTPYGRELIIGGFEAGKALAVVSNNSAGAINRYLNRQRLIRYGMPVSGRVFARPDLMKPNPEPILAAIKTLSASPADSVLIGDSLADIDGAHAAGVAVVGYANRPEKIDRFANAGADLIVTSMAEVATAAVELRV from the coding sequence ATGAGTGCTCGGGCCGATCTCGTAGAGCTGCTGTCTCGCAAGACCTCGATTCTGCTCGATTTCGACGGCCCGGTGTGCAGCATCTTCTCCAAGCGCCCGGCCCCAGGAGTCGCCGAGACCCTGCGTGGCGTGCTAACCGGTGCCGGCGTGGCGATCCCCGCAGGACTCGCCGCGGAACTGGACCCGCTCGAAGTCCTGAAGTGGACGGCCGAGCTCGGCCGCGCCAACCTACTTCGCGAAGTGGAAGCGAAGCTGTGCGCCGAGGAAGCTGAGGCCGCGCAGGTGGCCCAGCCGACGCCGTACGGCCGTGAGCTCATCATCGGTGGGTTCGAGGCTGGCAAGGCCCTTGCGGTCGTGAGCAACAACTCGGCGGGCGCGATCAACCGCTATCTGAACCGGCAGCGACTGATCAGGTACGGCATGCCCGTGAGCGGACGCGTCTTCGCGCGACCGGACCTCATGAAGCCGAACCCGGAGCCGATCCTGGCAGCCATAAAGACGCTCAGCGCCAGCCCTGCGGACTCCGTCCTGATCGGCGACTCTCTGGCAGACATTGACGGCGCCCACGCTGCCGGCGTCGCCGTCGTTGGGTACGCGAACCGGCCGGAGAAGATCGACCGGTTCGCCAACGCTGGTGCGGATCTCATCGTGACTTCTATGGCCGAGGTGGCAACCGCTGCTGTGGAGCTCCGCGTCTGA
- a CDS encoding IS4 family transposase yields the protein MSHSAVEGLSGRLTDHVSVGLLAAAVPRVVIDDAVAEFGRGAKRADAKLPAHVMVYFAMAMALFADEDYQEVLTRLTEVLKDWGRWDAGWECPGSGGITQARKRLGSDVVREVFEQVAQPVAGMLTRGAWLAGRRMVSIDGFEWDVPDSAANAGYFGYAGSGGNRSAFPKMRVVTLVECGSRAPIGADAGPCGGKGSGEQSAARRLYRFLDQDMLLLADRNFYSFADWCQASQTGAELLWRLGDTIALPLVAKLGDGSYTSVVFASRTSAKVREQVLAAARAGADLEEFEDRARLVRVVEYEVADRGTAGERELFCLLTTLLDARSAPAALLAAGYHERWEHEQANAQAKTVLRGPGKVMRSQSPDMVIQELYGYLLTHYAINSLICRAATEADIDPDRVKFTNAVRIIRRRIDDPAAFSP from the coding sequence GTGTCGCATAGTGCTGTGGAGGGCCTGTCGGGCCGTTTGACGGATCATGTGTCGGTCGGGTTGTTGGCGGCGGCGGTGCCGCGTGTGGTGATCGATGACGCGGTGGCGGAGTTCGGCAGGGGTGCGAAGCGGGCGGATGCGAAGCTTCCGGCGCATGTCATGGTGTATTTCGCGATGGCGATGGCGTTGTTCGCGGACGAGGACTATCAGGAGGTCCTGACCCGGTTGACCGAGGTCCTGAAGGATTGGGGGCGTTGGGACGCCGGGTGGGAGTGTCCCGGGTCGGGCGGGATCACCCAGGCGCGCAAGCGTCTGGGTTCTGACGTGGTCCGGGAGGTGTTCGAGCAGGTTGCGCAGCCGGTGGCGGGGATGCTGACGCGGGGGGCGTGGCTGGCGGGCAGGCGGATGGTCTCGATCGACGGGTTCGAGTGGGATGTGCCGGACAGTGCGGCGAACGCGGGGTACTTCGGGTACGCCGGTTCGGGCGGCAACCGGTCGGCGTTCCCGAAGATGCGGGTGGTGACGTTGGTCGAGTGCGGCTCGCGGGCTCCGATCGGCGCGGACGCGGGGCCGTGCGGCGGCAAGGGCAGCGGGGAGCAGTCCGCGGCGCGTCGGCTCTACCGGTTCCTCGACCAGGACATGCTGTTGTTGGCCGATCGCAACTTCTACTCGTTCGCCGACTGGTGTCAGGCGTCGCAGACGGGTGCTGAGCTGCTGTGGCGCCTGGGTGACACGATTGCGCTGCCGCTGGTCGCCAAGCTCGGGGACGGCTCGTACACCTCGGTGGTGTTCGCGTCGCGTACCTCGGCGAAGGTCCGTGAGCAGGTCCTGGCGGCGGCTCGGGCGGGGGCGGATCTGGAGGAGTTCGAGGATCGCGCGCGGCTGGTTCGGGTGGTGGAGTACGAGGTGGCGGACCGGGGCACCGCTGGGGAGCGGGAGCTGTTTTGCCTGCTGACGACGCTGCTGGATGCGCGCAGTGCCCCGGCCGCGCTGCTGGCGGCGGGATATCACGAGCGGTGGGAGCACGAGCAGGCGAACGCGCAGGCCAAGACGGTTCTACGGGGACCGGGGAAGGTCATGCGGTCCCAGAGCCCTGACATGGTGATCCAGGAGCTCTACGGCTACCTGCTCACCCACTATGCGATCAACTCCCTGATCTGTCGGGCCGCGACCGAGGCGGACATCGACCCGGACCGGGTGAAGTTCACCAACGCGGTCCGCATCATCCGCCGCCGGATCGATGATCCGGCGGCCTTTTCCCCCTGA